The nucleotide window gagTTAGAATGCGCTAGGATTCTGTGGTgtattttgattgggcatgttaattggGGTAGCCAAAAGGGGGCTTTTGGTTCATGAACCTcagtactttgatagctggaccttggtgatcAGCCTTAGGAATGAGTCTGACATAAGAAAGTGTCTAAATAAGGGTAGAGACCTTGGCGACTAGCTTTAGAGATGTAATCTCTGGTTtacaagggagagggaggggcaaggcctgccagagtcCTGTTTGCCATGCCAGGGCctgcaagctcaaggccctgggttcagtcctcagctctggctaataataataataccataaTAAATGCTATTccaagctgggcatagtggtatgcacctttaatccaggcactcaggaggcagaacatgcagagctctgtgaatttgaggccagttggGACAGCAAGAAACAGAGACCTGATCTcgaataagtagataaataaaagcTATTCCACATATAGGTGTTTggggttcttgtttgtttgtttgcttgcttgctttttctttttgtttttttcaagacagggtttctctgtgtaacagtcctggctgtcctggaacttactctgtagaccaggctggtgtcaaactgaTTTGAGATCTTCCcgcctgagtgacaggattaaaggcatactgCCCAACTCTGACTCCATATGTAGTTTAACCCCCTAATTTTAATGGCTTCAGAAAAGACTTAAGTGACCTAAGATAAAATAGAGAAGGAGAGTATAAGGAGAATCGGAAACTACAGCAGAGACAAGAAGGGATCCTGGCTGGAGTGGATTCTTGGTGCTTTTTCAGCCGGGAGTTGAATCCTCCTTAAAGTTGAGGAATCCAGATGACTCTGGGCGGGAAGTCTCAGTGTTCTTGGGAACaacttctcttcatttttaattaaaatgagatGAGGTTTTATACggtccagcctggccttgaatacttgatcctcctgcttctacctcctgagtgttagggtgacagacatgcactaccacacctagaAAGGCAAAAAAACTGCCTCCAGAAGTACCTCCTTGGAGAGCAGTCTGTCAGCTGTCTGTCAAAATTTGAATATCCTGTAGCTTAGACATAGATTCATAAGAATTTACCCAGGACATGTTCACATTTATATAGTTAAGGACAATGATGTCAACAACATCGGTTGAAAAAAATAGTTGGAAATTACCCATGTGTTCATGGATTGGCACCAGCCAGTGGCTAATCCATGGTCTTCCTGTGCAATGGAGAACCAACTGCTCAGCCTTAGACAACACCAAACTAAGGTCTTTGTCTTGAGACATGATGCAATCTCTCAGCTAGTTTAAgtgggaaaaaaattacaaaacagttTGCACAGGTGAAAACATTTTGCCAAAAACTACTCGAGAAATGAAGATGAGACAGGGGGAACCTTTAATTTTCAGTTAAGAACGTACTcttaggggctggaaagacggcCCAGTGAATGAGAGctctgggtgctcttccagaggacccagtttcagttcccaccacccacatggcagctcactcgcatctctaactctagttccaggggatccaatgctctctcccggcttctgtgggtaccaggcatgcatgtggtatagagacatacatgcagccaaaatgcatacacatgaaataatttttttaaaaagtgtactaTTAGCTTGGTATGGCGACACACActaatctcaggactcaggagactcagaggcagaggccgaTGGATCTctcttaaattcaaggccaccctagtctacacAGTAGGTCatccagagctgcatagtgaatccttgtctcaaaaaagaaaggaatactCTTGTATGCTAATTGATCCCATCCACCACCATTATCGAACTTTGCATTATGgcaatttttatataaatacgTTATTTTCGAAGCACAAACTTAGATGTTtaaacaggaacacacacacacacacacacacacacacacacacacacacgtaaataaagTCAGTCTCTCAGAATCTGCTTGTCTCAGATCCCCAGTGCAGTCCTGTctggctttttctgtgggtgctagggtttcaaattcaggtcttcgGGCTTGCAACTTAAGTGCTCTTATCCATTTCAGGGTTACTGAGTATGTCGGGGACTTCACATTAcctgactcagtttctctgctTAGCAAGCTCACAGGTGAAGAAACTGGCATTAGGCGGGAAGCAAACGCTCCAAGTAAGAAAGGGTGGTTCCGAACCCGTGATTTTCCGGACGGGAGGACAACGCGCATTCCGGGATCTCACACGGCGCCCAGCCCCTGCGGGGCGCACCCGTGGCCCAGCGCGCACGAGGCTCCACGCTCAGGGGACTCGCGCGCACGCAGCAGCGCGGCCCCGGCGGCGGCAGCGACGTCACAAGCCGAGCTTTCCTTTTCGGGAGTCCCCGGCATACATCCTGTGTCCATGTTTGGTCATTTACGTCACGGCGCCAGGGCCGGGGCCTCCCGAAATGGCAGTGGCCCGGGGAGTCGGAAGCTCGGAGCCAGCGCCGCCTCGGCTATATAAGTGGGGGGACGGTGGGCTGGGGGAGCCCGGCTGCGCTTTGGAGCCGCCAGGAGCCGCCGCCCGAGGCCGGTGCCGGCGAGCGAGAGCATCGCGGCCCCCCGACCCGCGTCCCCAACCCAAGAGTCGGGAGCTTGGAGCTAGAGCTCCAGGCTTCCCCGCCAGCCGCGCGCGCCCCAGCCCAGCGAGGCCCCGGGCGCCCCGCCGCCGCGCCATGCTCCACCTGAGCGACTTCTCCGGCCCCGACGCGCCCCTCGCCAAGCCCACCGAAGGCTGCGCCCACGCCAGCCCCGAGCTGCCCCGGCTGCCCGCCAGGGACGCTCCCTCGGCCGCCGCCTATCCTGGAGGTAAGGAGAAGGACTAGGGGCGCGCAGACGGCGAGCGCAGCGAGAGGTGGTGGAAGAGGCGCGCTcggtggatggggggggggatgtcCCAAAGCGAGCAGTAccattcccacccacccccaacaagGCCGCAGGCTCCTGGGTGGGAGCCCGTGCGTGTTCCGGTCCTGGGGCGTCCGTGGGGAGGACCCCCCGCGCTGCAGACTCGGAAGTGCACGAGGCGCTCTGCCTGAGGCTTGCACCGGGAGGCTCGGGTGGGATGAGTCGCGGCTGCAGGATGGGGGCACGCCCTTTGAGATGTGCGGGGCTGATGCGTGGTCCCCTCCCTCGGCAGGCGACTTCTTGAGCTGGGCTCTGAGCGGCTGCGGCGCTGGAGGGGACCTAGCTGACTCCTGCTTCCTGGAAGGCCCCGCACCCACGCCCCCTCCGGGCCTCAGCTACAGCGGCAGCTTCTTCATCCAGGCGGTTCCCGAACACCCGCACGACCCGGAGGCCCTCTTCAACCTCATGTCGGGCATTTTGGGCCTGGCACCCTTCCCTAGCCCCGAGGCGGCAGCGTCTCGGTCCCCGCTGGATGCCCCTTTCCCCGCGGGCCTCGATGCCTTGTTGCCGGACCTTTACTCCCCGGATCTGAGCTCAGCCGCCTTCCCGGAGGCGTTTTGGGAGGCTGCGCCTTCGGCGGGAGCCCCCTCGCAGTGCCTGTTCGAGCCCCAGCTCTCCCCGCCCGACGTCAAGCCGGGGCTGCGGGCGCCTCCCGCTTCGCCAGCGCTGGACGCTGCCTCGGCCTTCAAAGGGCCCTACGCCCCCTGGGAGCTGCTGTCTGCGGGGGCCCCGGGGAACTGTGGGTCACACGCAAGCTTCCAGGCCACCCCCGAGGCGCGTTTCCCCACGGTAGGGACCAAAGTTGAGGACCTGCTGTCCATCAGCTGCCCCGCCGAGCTGCCGGGCCCGGCCACCAGACTCTACCCGGCGGGGGCCTACGACGCCTTCTCGCTGGCCCCGGGTGACTTAGGGGAGGGGACCGAGGGCCTCCCGGAGATGCTGACCCCTCcgggcggggagggagggagcagtgGCGAAGGCGGTGAGTTCCTGGCCACCTCTCAGCCTCAGTTGTCCCCGCTGGGCCTGCGCAGCGCCGCCACGGCGGCGGACTTCCCCAAACCCTTGGTGGCCGACCTCCCGGGAGGCAGCGGAGTGGCCCCGCCGCCCGTGTCGCCCGCCGCCGCCTTCCCCGCGGCCAAGGCCCGTCGCAAGGGGCGCCGGGGCGGCAAGTGCAGCGCGCGCTGCTTCTGCCCGCGGCCGCACGTCAAGGCCTTCGCCTGCCCGGTGGAGAGCTGCGTGCGGAGCTTCGCTCGCTCCGACGAGCTCAATCGCCACCTGCGCATCCACACGGGGCACAAGCCCTTCCAGTGCCGCATCTGCCTGCGCAACTTCAGCCGCAGCGACCACCTCACCACGCACGTGCGCACCCACACGGGCGAGAAGCCCTTTGCCTGCGACGTGTGTGGCCGCCGCTTCGCGCGCAGCGACGAGAAGAAACGGCATAGCAAGGTGCACCTGAAGCAGAAGGCGCGGGCCGAGGAGCGGCTCAAGGGCCTGGGCTTCTACTCGCTGGGCCTCTCCTTCGCTGCGCTCTGAGCTGGAGCTGGCCCTGTAGGTTGGGGGCACCGCCGCTCGGCGCACGCGGCAAGGTCTGGCCGGTCCCTCCTCCCCGCtacccttcctgcctcttccacgCACGTCCGGGGCCACCCGCAGTCCAGCTCCAGTTCCCACGAAGCGCCCGCCGCACACGCCCTTTCAGCACGGGTTCCGTGGACAGCGCCTGCTGTCTCGCAGCCGCCTTCCTCCTAGCCAGCTCTGGGGACAGTCCTCTTGGGCCACCCACAGAGCAGGCACTTCCTTTGGGACtaaagaggttttttgttttgttttgtttgtaactgGCGTTTGCCCCACGCCCTCCTCGTTATCCCTCCCCAGGGACAAAGCTGGGGATGTGCCGAGCGGGTCTCTTGAGAACTTTGTATAGCAATGTCCAGCAAGCCTTTGGATGTGATGTTTTTGCTTTGGGGTGATTTCCTCTTTGTTGTCGTTCATTTTTGTAAAGCAGACGCTACTCTCAAGCACTTGACAAAACTGTTTATTTTTGCAATTAAAATTATTGTGCTAAAAGCTTACTGAATCTGCCCTGTAAACTCCTAACCCTTCCTAACTCCTCTTCCAGGACAGTATATGCCAGGAGACAGAAAATAACCCACATTGGTGAGATGCAGGCCCCTGACACATTACTCCTACAGGAGACTGACATATGTTAGGCATGTGATAAATACatagagagagaatgaattgaTGTATTTATTCACAGCTGACTTAGGAATTGTTAGCTGGGTTCCTGGAACCAAATGTGGAAGGTGTAGGTAGTAAAGATGGTTGATATGATGTCCTGATCCTCAGTGTCTAGTACCATTTCAAAACAGGAAGCAGTCGGGGTAAGTTGTGGCAAGTGTAGAGACAGCAAGGGTCAGGTACCTAATGCCAGCCTTTATTGCTTGCTTTCCAACCCCTGAGAGAACCATTTGGAAAAGGCTTTCAAACAAATAAGGAGAAAGCTGCGGCACTAGAGGGCGCCCTGGGCATCAGAGGTTGCCCAGTGACAGTGGGACTTATGAATACTCAGTATTTGCTATCACAGATACATCTGTTCAAGAATCATAGGCTGTGAAGATTAGAAGGGTCTCCAGGTCACAGCCCTTTCCAAAACTTTACTTCCAGGTCTGCCCTTCATGGT belongs to Onychomys torridus chromosome 3, mOncTor1.1, whole genome shotgun sequence and includes:
- the Egr4 gene encoding early growth response protein 4 codes for the protein MLHLSDFSGPDAPLAKPTEGCAHASPELPRLPARDAPSAAAYPGGDFLSWALSGCGAGGDLADSCFLEGPAPTPPPGLSYSGSFFIQAVPEHPHDPEALFNLMSGILGLAPFPSPEAAASRSPLDAPFPAGLDALLPDLYSPDLSSAAFPEAFWEAAPSAGAPSQCLFEPQLSPPDVKPGLRAPPASPALDAASAFKGPYAPWELLSAGAPGNCGSHASFQATPEARFPTVGTKVEDLLSISCPAELPGPATRLYPAGAYDAFSLAPGDLGEGTEGLPEMLTPPGGEGGSSGEGGEFLATSQPQLSPLGLRSAATAADFPKPLVADLPGGSGVAPPPVSPAAAFPAAKARRKGRRGGKCSARCFCPRPHVKAFACPVESCVRSFARSDELNRHLRIHTGHKPFQCRICLRNFSRSDHLTTHVRTHTGEKPFACDVCGRRFARSDEKKRHSKVHLKQKARAEERLKGLGFYSLGLSFAAL